In the Clostridium beijerinckii genome, one interval contains:
- a CDS encoding helix-turn-helix domain-containing protein, which translates to MTNKLENILEKEDIQFVCDIMSKTFMLPIHFLDKNGDVLFESAERFVHNPVFPCKTDVFNSLIENNEIYNFPILKINSFYETFFYISIKDYKSFIGTFIVGPSLSSNLTLETIDELISDFNLPITYKKKFFNYYNQLPVINTSTLLNFSLVLYYSIYKTKLDIDTIKEKNSALEHNVPQMHNLLNLTLSETRKNNTFHIPYKYEQLLFLLIKEGDQNKLLDFLYSPPSGEKGTLSKRSPLRHFKNEFIYACTIAYRAAIDGGVNSEVAYALSVQYTQHMEELKNVQDVQDLRLKMFLDFTNMSYIAKNKPRYSKYITKCQNFIFSHIYEDITLSQLSKAVNLNPNYLSGLFKKEVGMTISNYIQKERIEEAKKLLILTDNSLSEICTLLNFGAQSYFSTIFKRFTGVTPKEYRHLNKIT; encoded by the coding sequence ATGACTAATAAATTAGAAAATATTCTAGAAAAAGAAGATATACAATTTGTATGTGACATAATGTCTAAAACCTTCATGTTACCTATTCATTTCTTAGACAAAAATGGAGATGTTTTATTTGAATCCGCGGAAAGATTTGTACATAATCCTGTATTTCCATGTAAGACCGATGTATTCAATAGTTTAATTGAGAATAATGAGATTTATAATTTTCCTATTTTAAAAATTAATAGCTTCTATGAAACTTTTTTTTATATCTCAATAAAAGACTATAAAAGCTTTATAGGTACCTTCATAGTAGGTCCATCTTTATCATCTAATCTTACATTAGAAACTATTGACGAATTAATTTCTGATTTTAACCTTCCAATTACATATAAAAAGAAATTTTTCAATTACTATAATCAACTTCCCGTGATAAACACTAGTACATTATTAAACTTCAGCTTGGTGTTATATTACTCCATATATAAAACCAAGCTTGATATAGATACCATAAAAGAAAAGAATTCTGCATTAGAACATAACGTCCCTCAAATGCACAATCTTTTGAACTTAACTTTATCTGAAACTCGTAAGAATAATACTTTCCATATTCCTTATAAGTATGAACAATTATTGTTTCTTCTTATTAAGGAAGGTGACCAAAATAAGCTATTAGATTTCCTGTACAGTCCTCCAAGTGGAGAAAAAGGAACTTTATCAAAACGAAGCCCTTTACGCCATTTTAAAAACGAATTTATATACGCTTGTACAATAGCCTATCGTGCTGCTATTGATGGTGGCGTTAATTCTGAAGTTGCTTATGCTCTTAGTGTTCAATATACACAACATATGGAAGAGTTAAAAAACGTTCAAGATGTTCAAGATCTAAGATTGAAAATGTTTTTAGACTTTACAAATATGTCTTATATTGCTAAAAATAAACCACGATATTCAAAATATATCACTAAATGTCAAAATTTTATTTTCAGCCATATATATGAAGATATTACACTTTCACAATTGTCAAAAGCCGTTAATTTGAATCCTAATTATCTATCAGGATTGTTTAAGAAAGAAGTAGGAATGACAATAAGTAACTATATTCAAAAAGAACGGATTGAAGAAGCAAAGAAATTATTGATTTTAACTGATAATTCCTTATCTGAAATATGTACACTTCTGAATTTTGGAGCTCAAAGCTACTTTT